Proteins from one Neodiprion fabricii isolate iyNeoFabr1 chromosome 5, iyNeoFabr1.1, whole genome shotgun sequence genomic window:
- the LOC124182095 gene encoding glutaryl-CoA dehydrogenase, mitochondrial isoform X1, translating to MAVQLQKFFTKLGNANPVQSARNLSVSACTRSQSSFRWNDALNLESQLTQDEIQVRDQFRVYCREKLLPRIKHANRTEYFDKNIITELGEIGALGCTIKGYGCAGISNVGYGLLAKEIEAIDSSYRSVLSVQSSLVMGGIDMFGSEEQKQKYIPALGSGKLIGCFGLTEPNHGSDVSSMESRAKYDGTKKVYKLSGSKTWITNSPVADILLVWAKCEDGKIRGFIVERKGNEMGLSTPKIEGKFSLRASVTGMILMDDVIVPENNVLPNVASLRGPFSCLNNARYGIAWGALGAAEACLTLARAYTMDRTQFHRPLAANQIMQKKMADMVTEISIGLQACLQVGRLKDKQEATPEMISLIKRNSAGKALDIARTARDMLGGNGISDEYHIIRHVMNLEAVNTYEGTHDIHGLILGKAITGIAAFAN from the exons ATGGCCGTTCAGTTGCAAAAGTTTTTCACTAAACTGGGCAATGCTAACCCTGTTCAATCGGCTAGGA ATTTGTCAGTTTCGGCGTGTACGAGAAGCCAAT CATCATTTCGATGGAACGACGCGCTGAATTTGGAGTCGCAATTAACGCAGGATGAGATCCAGGTTCGAGATCAGTTCCGAGTTTATTGCCGGGAGAAGCTGCTGCCGCGGATAAAACATGCCAATAGAACCGAGTACTTTGACAAGAATATAATTACCGAGTTGGGGGAAATCGGTGCCTTAGGTTGCACGATTAAGGGATACGGATGCGCGGGAATTTCAAACGTAGGATATGGTCTCCTGGCTAAAGAAATCGAGGCTATTGACAGCAGTTACAGATCAGTTCTTTCCGTACAATCTTCCCTCGTTATGGGCGGTATTGACATGTTTGGAAGCGAAGagcagaaacaaaaatatattccgGCGCTAG GATCTGGAAAACTAATCGGATGCTTTGGACTTACCGAACCGAATCACGGCAGCGATGTATCCTCGATGGAATCTCGAGCCAAATACGACGGAACAAAAAAGGTTTACAAATTATCAGGGAGCAAAACTTG GATAACCAATTCACCGGTGGCGGATATTCTCCTTGTTTGGGCAAAGTGTGAAGACGGAAAAATTCGGGGTTTTATCGTCGAGCGAAAGGGTAACGAAATGGGACTGTCGACGCCGAAGATCGAGGGGAAATTTTCTCTGAGAGCTTCGGTTACCGGAATGATTTTAATGGACGACGTTATAGTGCCGGAAAACAACGTGCTCCCGAATGTTGCCAGTTTGAGG GGGCCTTTCAGCTGCTTGAACAATGCGAGATACGGCATAGCCTGGGGTGCTTTGGGGGCCGCTGAAGCTTGTTTAACTTTAGCAAGAGCTTACACTATGGACCGGACACAATTTCATAGACCTTTGGCGGCTAATCAAATTATGCAAAAGAAAATGGCCGATATGGTAACCGAGATATCTATCGGACTGCAAGCCTGCCTGCAAGTTGGTAGACTCAAGGATAAGCAGGA AGCAACACCGGAAATGATATCTTTAATAAAACGAAACTCGGCTGGAAAGGCGTTGGACATTGCGAGAACAGCGCGAGACATGCTTGGTGGAAATGGTATTTCCGACGAATATCACATAATACGACACGTGATGAACCTCGAGGCAGTAAACACTTACGAAG GTACTCACGACATTCACGGATTGATACTTGGCAAGGCGATAACTGGAATAGCAGCATTTGCCAATTAA
- the LOC124182097 gene encoding caveolin-3-like isoform X1 has product MVPATRGTQSIGSWFRSFKNLKLLPLVSGFHVAGMEKPDSSMGGGSVIELEDRDPNNLNQHLQVMWDDVIGEPDGIRSPECAWRLSSHCFRLSRGCCYVFLSVLVAPLAALCLGFTFACLAFEHIWCIAPCLRVWKISCAATRNFCMASVQAVVRPCTESVGYLFHNVRIMNQRLPDGPDRKDDILII; this is encoded by the exons ATGGTGCCTGCAACCCGTGGAACGCAGTCGATCGGGTCCTGGTTTCGTTCGTTCAAAAATCTGAAGTTACTTCCGTTAGTATCCGGATTTCACGTTGCAGGCATGGAGAAACCGGACTCTTCAATGGGCGGTGGAAGCGTCATCGAACTCGAAGATCGCGatccaaataatttaaatcaaCATCTTCAG GTGATGTGGGACGATGTGATCGGGGAGCCAGATGGTATCAGGAGTCCAGAGTGCGCGTGGAGACTGAGTAGCCACTGCTTCCGGCTTTCGAGGGGTTGCTGTTACGTGTTCCTTTCGGTTCTCGTAGCGCCGCTGGCAGCCCTTTGCCTAGGCTTTACCTTCGCGTGTCTGGCCTTTGag CACATTTGGTGCATTGCCCCTTGCCTTCGAGTTTGGAAAATCTCCTGCGCAGCGACGAGGAACTTCTGCATGGCTTCTGTTCAAGCTGTTGTTCGTCCTTGCACAGAATCCGTCGGTTATCTATTTCACAACGTTCGAATTATGAATCAGAGGTTGCCGGACGGCCCGGATAGAAAGGACGATATACTTATTATCTAA
- the LOC124182097 gene encoding caveolin-3-like isoform X2, translated as MEKPDSSMGGGSVIELEDRDPNNLNQHLQVMWDDVIGEPDGIRSPECAWRLSSHCFRLSRGCCYVFLSVLVAPLAALCLGFTFACLAFEHIWCIAPCLRVWKISCAATRNFCMASVQAVVRPCTESVGYLFHNVRIMNQRLPDGPDRKDDILII; from the exons ATGGAGAAACCGGACTCTTCAATGGGCGGTGGAAGCGTCATCGAACTCGAAGATCGCGatccaaataatttaaatcaaCATCTTCAG GTGATGTGGGACGATGTGATCGGGGAGCCAGATGGTATCAGGAGTCCAGAGTGCGCGTGGAGACTGAGTAGCCACTGCTTCCGGCTTTCGAGGGGTTGCTGTTACGTGTTCCTTTCGGTTCTCGTAGCGCCGCTGGCAGCCCTTTGCCTAGGCTTTACCTTCGCGTGTCTGGCCTTTGag CACATTTGGTGCATTGCCCCTTGCCTTCGAGTTTGGAAAATCTCCTGCGCAGCGACGAGGAACTTCTGCATGGCTTCTGTTCAAGCTGTTGTTCGTCCTTGCACAGAATCCGTCGGTTATCTATTTCACAACGTTCGAATTATGAATCAGAGGTTGCCGGACGGCCCGGATAGAAAGGACGATATACTTATTATCTAA
- the LOC124182095 gene encoding glutaryl-CoA dehydrogenase, mitochondrial isoform X2, with translation MAVQLQKFFTKLGNANPVQSARNLSVSACTRSQSSFRWNDALNLESQLTQDEIQVRDQFRVYCREKLLPRIKHANRTEYFDKNIITELGEIGALGCTIKGYGCAGISNVGYGLLAKEIEAIDSSYRSVLSVQSSLVMGGIDMFGSEEQKQKYIPALGSGKLIGCFGLTEPNHGSDVSSMESRAKYDGTKKVYKLSGSKTWITNSPVADILLVWAKCEDGKIRGFIVERKGNEMGLSTPKIEGKFSLRASVTGMILMDDVIVPENNVLPNVASLRGPFSCLNNARYGIAWGALGAAEACLTLARAYTMDRTQFHRPLAANQIMQKKMADMVTEISIGLQACLQVGRLKDKQEI, from the exons ATGGCCGTTCAGTTGCAAAAGTTTTTCACTAAACTGGGCAATGCTAACCCTGTTCAATCGGCTAGGA ATTTGTCAGTTTCGGCGTGTACGAGAAGCCAAT CATCATTTCGATGGAACGACGCGCTGAATTTGGAGTCGCAATTAACGCAGGATGAGATCCAGGTTCGAGATCAGTTCCGAGTTTATTGCCGGGAGAAGCTGCTGCCGCGGATAAAACATGCCAATAGAACCGAGTACTTTGACAAGAATATAATTACCGAGTTGGGGGAAATCGGTGCCTTAGGTTGCACGATTAAGGGATACGGATGCGCGGGAATTTCAAACGTAGGATATGGTCTCCTGGCTAAAGAAATCGAGGCTATTGACAGCAGTTACAGATCAGTTCTTTCCGTACAATCTTCCCTCGTTATGGGCGGTATTGACATGTTTGGAAGCGAAGagcagaaacaaaaatatattccgGCGCTAG GATCTGGAAAACTAATCGGATGCTTTGGACTTACCGAACCGAATCACGGCAGCGATGTATCCTCGATGGAATCTCGAGCCAAATACGACGGAACAAAAAAGGTTTACAAATTATCAGGGAGCAAAACTTG GATAACCAATTCACCGGTGGCGGATATTCTCCTTGTTTGGGCAAAGTGTGAAGACGGAAAAATTCGGGGTTTTATCGTCGAGCGAAAGGGTAACGAAATGGGACTGTCGACGCCGAAGATCGAGGGGAAATTTTCTCTGAGAGCTTCGGTTACCGGAATGATTTTAATGGACGACGTTATAGTGCCGGAAAACAACGTGCTCCCGAATGTTGCCAGTTTGAGG GGGCCTTTCAGCTGCTTGAACAATGCGAGATACGGCATAGCCTGGGGTGCTTTGGGGGCCGCTGAAGCTTGTTTAACTTTAGCAAGAGCTTACACTATGGACCGGACACAATTTCATAGACCTTTGGCGGCTAATCAAATTATGCAAAAGAAAATGGCCGATATGGTAACCGAGATATCTATCGGACTGCAAGCCTGCCTGCAAGTTGGTAGACTCAAGGATAAGCAGGA AATTTAA
- the LOC124182093 gene encoding uncharacterized protein LOC124182093, giving the protein MDWTLERVNDPRNFVILEKNKQSYSCGRKPDNDIICPSIVVSRQHCLFLRTDNGLAVIDLGSSNGIYVNGRLQDPKVVIELHDKDEIGIGCLETYRENEPMYVYKLCKGNTSLRNLEQFDDVLTQRPLEPEIQFVPQSEPTSVVSSVEKNARCARKRNLSIVNTVELDSGFAAPKIPKINEDHQIIQDDNAGVSQVKASIVLADISAKQEDESPEVEEIQEIWSTIKKVNPPKPKTDPPNLKLSDPPNPKTDKRKLRINLPKPKSNNPVRPVIPVIETNVGIIDKSNRMTLNLKSNDDQMSSKAVEISIDCKEELIIEEETPETKEKSVLSEQSEVNDCYAFVPKHCNETIDNVSKPKSTKLDSQPSCSAWFKGDVQELDKHQVVHSKTGRKSRSRNKNEDSSKHKKSTEKSAPDDTMDLSNAIKIRSSKSPPKSKETAEKEFNREQQSFYDQTPCATSSPFKLRSVKEEPRTSFSIIDTVELSDDEYDVFPSSQLFDGTGSDDAIDIEDGPPEIKSEYIPDAYDIKEEIIEPDYDEIIVPSDSDDEDNPWLQRLSESQRIKEEPDSPPMDFFDEMKNLNLDLLNAAILADTKVPESKEPESKKQSSHSEGSIKTLQPISFHDIEREINQENKVDSDSGIFHVSDPLPTSTKEKPSPENELDKSLRIKQTTPKRPEIIEPLHLPQRRRSSVKDSFTASSKHDDISPSASSSTEGTKLTNCTSRGSKQPPHLTFKQKRQLEIDDKIKQKQYEEEQRRRRVKNKWAKNVPLPLGKRKSLPISKNEKLEIVNQRKEKLKALANKEKLNSVKPSVERVAPQGKAKISAKNRGEFLISEQQQQTASTSKASSRPSKTLKTKKESKNSTKVAETPSTSITAQSQSSKLASPKKISSQTVPLESSKDKKASVNKVLAQTHEERMEDKRKGVDEVTSSMATVMIDEMIGSDKEVLLNQKENWVPNLLDKKRQKKIRKKVRFNMEATTIKEYPIDSNNTMKKCPGKDALIPKDKLLVPPQQVVNKGQYPTLKEFLFHILAWNPSWLEEQKQLNSEPPVVVVTSWLKEQKNLKSEPPIVDDNGLIPLLTNYNNYNEYYHIMVPLLLLELWHGITKEFESIDQKKRRQTLFCSIVDNSITWEKIPSVNVTLTTMMLEMLANENEIKNQIHPVYGDLVFLELCYRDDDGKLHFSKVFAYITHMHKSLITPHTFFNRELGNYVKQSTHVLTYTVLTRPLKMNLCKRPLRLRCVTYLRSRMRMVQALQSLPSSPLLSSILNPKTESRTNLAQPQKPLQNSLITKDKLNSKQAEAVFKTTESIARKEPKICLIQGPPGTGKSHVIVNMVMQVLYGDNRFRRKDASLRILLCAPSNAAIDEIVLRLLKRRAQLPKDERFKMVRVGMTNAMHPRVKEISVEELAKRDVKRTNDSYKFWGQSMDSLEEEERFIEAKINALQSELSSMQKVNESQAHYNKLKLANLKARYDVIKNCGQNEGNTDPQYVLKQEREAQNNILVRANIIACTLSSCYTNIMESAFGDKQLNTCKIAAGGKKNNISVCIVDEATQSCEAETLIPLMLGVNTLVLVGDPAQLPATIISQRAKRLGLDQSLFSRIQRAQENLQNNSVIMLDTQYRMVSQISHWPNQFFYGGMLKNAEVNDTRAVLPFHPYRVLNMDTTQSHDRFSNTDEAEFVANLIHGMINHIDQRKVPKHVSIGVITPYKNQQNLVEAKINERITNTMGNLRGKISIEINTVDSFQGHERDIIVMSCVRTNGIGFLSDPQRLCVALTRAKHCLILCGNFATFRRDRMWNALLEDAQSRRNYIRLEATARPNEIVAYLVR; this is encoded by the exons ATGGATTGGACATTGGAGAGGGTTAATGATCCGAGGAATTTCGTAattctcgaaaaaaataaacaatcg TATTCGTGTGGTCGAAAACCAGACAACGACATCATATGTCCTAGCATCGTAGTCTCCAGGCAACACTGCCTCTTTCTCAGGACTGACAACGGCTTGGCAGTTATTGATTTAGGG AGCTCTAATGGGATTTATGTCAACGGACGTCTTCAGGACCCAAAGGTCGTAATCGAGCTTCACGATAAAGATGAAATTGGCATAGGTTGTTTGGAAACGTACAGGGAGAATGAGCCAATGTACGTGTACAAACTTTGCAAGGGTAAT ACGAGTTTAAGGAACCTTGAACAATTTGATGATGTATTGACTCAAAGACCTTTGGAACCTGAGATTCAATTTGTTCCTCAATCCGAACCAACGAGCGTGGTATCatctgtagaaaaaaatgctAGATGCGCACGGAAACGAAATTTGTCGATTGTAAATACTGTTGAGTTGGATTCTGGATTCGCAGCTCCAAAAATCCCTAAGATTAATGAAGACCATCAGATAATACAAG ACGATAATGCCGGTGTTTCCCAAGTCAAGGCAAGCATTGTTCTTGCTGACATATCAGCAAAACAAGAAGATGAATCACCGGAAGTGgaagaaattcaagaaatttgGTCGACGATTAAAAAAGTCAACCCGCCAAAGCCAAAAACTGACCCACCGAATCTAAAATTGTCTGACCCTCCAAACCCAAAAACTGACAAACGAAAACTGAGAATCAACCTTCCAAAGCCAAAATCCAATAATCCCGTTAGGCCAGTTATTCCAGTGATTGAAACTAATGTCGGTATTATAGACAAGTCAAACCGTATGACCCTAAATCTCAAAAGTAATGACGATCAAATGTCTTCGAAAGCAGTTGAAATAAGCATTGATTGCAAGGAGGAGCTAATAATTGAGGAAGAGACACcagaaacgaaagaaaaatctgtCCTATCTGAGCAGAGTGAAGTAAACGACTGCTATGCCTTTGTGCCAAAACACTGCAACGAAACTATAGATAATGTGTCTAAACCAAAGAGTACCAAACTAGATTCGCAGCCTTCCTGTTCTGCCTGGTTCAAAGGCGATGTTCAAGAGCTTGATAAACACCAAGTGGTACACAGTAAAACCGGTCGAAAAAGTCGATCGAGAAACAAGAACGAAGATAGCTCAAAGCACAAAAAATCCACGGAGAAATCAGCGCCAGACGATACTATGGATCTCTCTAACGCGATAAAAATAAGATCCTCAAAGTCACCTCCAAAATCGAAGGAAACAGCAGAGAAGGAGTTCAACCGGGAGCAACAATCGTTCTATGATCAGACTCCATGTGCCACTTCTTCCCCGTTCAAATTAAGGTCTGTTAAGGAAGAGCCGAGGACCAGTTTCTCGATTATTGACACTGTGGAGTTGAGCGATGACGAATACGACGTTTTCCCAAGCTCTCAGTTGTTCGATGGGACTGGAAGCGACGATGCAATAGACATTGAAGATGGTCCTCCAGAGATAAAGTCGGAGTATATTCCAGATGCGTATGACATCAAAGAGGAAATCATTGAGCCTGACTATGATGAAATAATAGTGCCGTCAGATAGCGACGACGAGGACAACCCCTGGCTTCAAAGGCTGTCGGAGAGCCAGAGGATAAAAGAAGAGCCAGATAGTCCGCCAATGGATTTTTttgacgaaatgaaaaatctaaatCTGGATTTATTAAATGCAGCAATATTAGCCGATACTAAGGTTCCCGAAAGCAAAGAACCAGAATCAAAGAAACAGAGCAGCCACTCTGAGGGATCAATTAAAACATTGCAGCCAATAAGTTTCCATGATATCGAGAGAGAAATTAATCAAGAGAACAAAGTTGATTCGGACAGCGGCATCTTTCACGTTTCTGACCCGTTGCCCACTTCGACCAAAGAAAAACCGAGCCCTGAGAATGAGCTTGATAAATCTCTGCGGATAAAACAGACCACTCCAAAACGTCCCGAAATTATCGAGCCATTGCATTTACCACAGCGAAGACGCTCCAGTGTCAAAGACTCTTTTACAGCATCCAGCAAACACGACGACATTTCACCTTCGGCCTCAAGTAGCACAGAAGGTACCAAACTGACTAATTGCACTAGCAGGGGATCCAAGCAGCCCCCACATTTGACATTTAAACAGAAACGTCAACTAGAAATAGACGACAAGATAAAACAGAAGCAATACGAGGAGGAGCAAAGGCGGAGAAGGGTCAAGAATAAATGGGCGAAAAATGTTCCACTGCCTCTAGGAAAAAGGAAGAGTTTACCAATATCTAAGAATGAGAAGTTAGAGATTGTCAATCAACGAAAGGAGAAGCTAAAGGCGTTGGCTaataaggaaaaattgaattcggtAAAACCTTCGGTTGAGCGAGTTGCTCCTCAAGGCAAAGCTAAAATCAGTGCTAAGAACAGAGGTGAATTCTTGATCAGTGAACAACAGCAACAAACCGCCTCAACTTCGAAAGCCTCTTCGCGACCAAGTAAGACTTTGAAGACCAAGAAGGAATCGAAGAACAGTACAAAGGTTGCGGAGACTCCGTCAACTTCAATAACTGCGCAATCTCAGTCCAGCAAATTGGCGAGtcctaaaaaaatttccagccAAACCGTGCCACTGGAGTCGAGTAAGGATAAGAAGGCGTCTGTGAATAAGGTTTTAGCACAGACACATGAAGAACGAATGGAAGATAAGAGGAAAGGTGTTGATGAAGTCACCAGTTCAATGGCCACGGTTATGATTGACGAAATGATTGGATCAGACAAGGAAGTATTACTAAATCAGAAGGAGAACTGGGTCCCAAATTTGTTGGATAAAAAACGGCAGAAAAAGATTAGGAAGAAAGTTAGATTCAACATGGAAGCTACGACAATTAAGGAATATCCGATCGACTCTAATAATACTATGAAGAAATGTCCTGGAAAAGACGCACTTATACCCAAAGATAAATTGTTGGTTCCACCTCAACAAGTCGTCAATAAGGGACAATATCCTACGTTGaaggaatttttattccacaTATTAGCATGGAATCCTTCGTGGCTGGAG GAACAAAAACAACTGAATTCTGAGCCGCCGGTTGTTGTCGTGACTTCATGGCTTAAA gaacagaaaaatttaaaatctgAACCACCGATCGTTGACGACAATGGGTTGATACCGTTGCTGACAAATTATAACAATTACAATGAATACTATCACATTATGGTGCCGCTTCTACTCCTCGAACTGTGGCACGGAATCACTAAGGAATTCGAAAGTATCGACCAAAAGAAGAG ACGTCAAACACTGTTTTGTTCAATCGTCGACAATTcgataacatgggaaaaaattcCATCAGTTAATGTGACATTAACCACAATGATGCTAGAGATGTTGGCtaacgaaaatgaaataaaaaaccaaataCATCCTGTTTACGGCGATCTTGTGTTTTTGGAATTATGCTATCGTGATGACGATGGTAAACTTCATTTCTCAAAGGTTTTCGCCTACATAACGCACATGCACAAATCCTTAATTACGCCACATACGTTTTTTAATCGTGAGCTCG GCAATTATGTGAAACAATCAACACACGTTCTTACTTACACGGTACTCACTAGACCGTTAAAAATGAACCTCTGTAAAAGACCGTTACGATTAAGGTGCGTAACTTATCTGCGATCTAGAATGAGAATGGTTCAAGCTCTGCAGTCATTACCCAGTTCGCCTCTTCTTTCCTCAATACTCAATCCAAAGACTGAATCCCGAACGAATTTGGCTCAGCCCCAAAAACCACTCCAAAACTCTCTGATCACCAAG GACAAGCTGAATTCCAAGCAGGCAGAAGCAGTGTTCAAAACGACAGAATCAATCGCTCGTAAAGAGCCCAAAATCTGTTTGATTCAAGGACCTCCAG GAACGGGCAAATCGCATGTTATCGTTAACATGGTGATGCAGGTGCTGTACGGTGATAATAGGTTCAGAAGAAAAGATGCAAGCTTGAGAATTCTGCTCTGCGCTCCGTCAAATGCTGCCATCGATGAAATAGTACTTCGCCTTTTAAAACGCCGGGCACAGCTACCTA AAGATGAACGATTCAAGATGGTTCGCGTCGGAATGACCAACGCCATGCATCCAAGAGTCAAAGAAATATCTGTTGAAGAGTTGGCCAAACGAGATGTGAAGAGGACAAACGACAGTTATAAATTTTGGGGTCAGTCAATGGATAGCCTTGAAGAAGAG GAAAGGTTTATAGAGGCTAAAATCAACGCCTTACAGTCAGAGTTGTCCAGTATGCAAAAGGTCAATGAAAGTCAAGCCCACTACAACAAGTTAAAACTTGCAAATTTGAAAGCAAGATATGATGTTATAAAGAATTGTGGTCAA AACGAAGGTAATACGGACCCTCAATATGTATTGAAACAAGAACGAGAAGCTCAAAACAACATTTTAGTTCGTGCAAACATAATTGCCTGTACGTTGTCATCCTGTTACACTAACATAATGGAATCTGCATTTGG tgACAAACAATTGAATACATGCAAAATTGCTGCtggtggtaaaaaaaacaatatatcAGTATGTATCGTGGACGAAGCAACGCAGAGCTGTGAAGCAGAAACGTTGATTCCGCTAATGCTAGGAGTGAATACTTTAGTCTTGGTTGGAGACCCGGCTCAACTTCCTGCAACGATAATTTCTCAG AGAGCGAAAAGGCTTGGCCTCGATCAGTCTTTATTTTCGCGAATTCAAAGAGCTCAAGAGAATCTGCAAAACAACTCGGTTATCATGCTAGATACCCAGTACAGAATGGTTAGCCAGATATCGCATTGGCCCAATCAGTTTTTCTACGGTGGAATGCTGAAGAATGCTGAGGTGAACGATACCCGAGCCGTACTTCCATTTCATCCATATAGAGTACTAAACATGGACACTACGCAAAGTCACGATAGGTTTTCGAACACCGATGAGGCGGAATTTGTCGCCAATCTCATACACGGTATGATCAACCACATCGATCAGAGAAAAGTACCGAAACATGTATCCATAGGTGTAATAACCCCCTACAAAAACCAGCAAAATTTAGTGGAAGCTAAGATAAACGAGAG GATCACAAACACCATGGGGAACCTTAGGGGTAAAATAAGCATCGAGATAAATACGGTTGATAGTTTCCAAGGACACGAACGCGACATTATCGTGATGTCCTGCGTTAGGACAAACGGAATCGGATTTCTGTCGGATCCTCAGCGACTCTGCGTCGCTTTGACAAGAGCAAAACACTGTCTCATATTATGCGGAAATTTCGCAACATTCAGG agAGACAGAATGTGGAATGCTTTGTTGGAAGATGCTCAGTCCCGAAGAAATTACATAAGACTCGAAGCTACCGCGCGTCCAAACGAAATAGTAGCGTATCTAGTCAGATGA